The Halosimplex litoreum genome has a window encoding:
- a CDS encoding peptidylprolyl isomerase has protein sequence MSDELTATLHTSEGDIEVRLFEDKVPNTVEAFVDHATESDYESAEVGPGEGAWEDPESGEKRVDPLYDDVEFHRVIEDFMLQVGDPTGTGRGGPGYTFDDEFHEDLRHDEPGKLSMANRGPDTNGSQFFVTLGAQPHLDDKHAVFGEVTDGMDVVEAIGSADTDPSDRPIDTVVLESVEIHR, from the coding sequence GCGACTGTTCGAAGACAAGGTGCCGAACACCGTCGAGGCGTTCGTCGACCACGCGACCGAGTCCGACTACGAGTCGGCCGAGGTCGGCCCCGGCGAGGGCGCCTGGGAGGACCCCGAGAGCGGGGAGAAGCGAGTCGACCCGCTGTACGACGACGTGGAGTTCCACCGGGTCATCGAGGACTTCATGCTGCAGGTGGGCGACCCGACCGGGACCGGCCGCGGCGGCCCGGGCTACACCTTCGACGACGAGTTCCACGAGGACCTCCGTCACGACGAGCCGGGCAAGCTGTCGATGGCCAACCGCGGCCCCGACACCAACGGCTCGCAGTTCTTCGTCACGCTGGGCGCCCAGCCCCACCTCGACGACAAACACGCCGTCTTCGGCGAGGTCACCGACGGCATGGACGTGGTCGAAGCGATCGGCTCGGCCGACACCGACCCGAGTGATCGCCCGATCGACACCGTCGTGCTCGAATCTGTCGAAATTCACCGATAA